The following are encoded in a window of Rosa chinensis cultivar Old Blush chromosome 4, RchiOBHm-V2, whole genome shotgun sequence genomic DNA:
- the LOC112199082 gene encoding uncharacterized protein LOC112199082, producing MFLWALWTNRNAALWEEKPRLPTDIAIATMGWFNEYKLVHASSILGMKVIQRWTSPAKHVLKCNIDGSYSYHQRKDGVACVLRDHKGDFRAALMKVVHNANSAFQVELLALQGAVQFAISLHHEQVQFEFDCLQLVQTINAEDEDASICGYVVDEVRAMFSNYPMFSLAHVKCRANNVSHNLACATLHSELSHSWFLYALEFIRDVILSDIHH from the coding sequence ATGTTCTTATGGGCCTTGTGGACTAATAGAAATGCGGCTTTGTGGGAGGAGAAACCACGATTGCCAACAGATATAGCGATTGCCACGATGGGATGGTTCAATGAATACAAACTTGTACACGCCTCATCTATTCTAGGAATGAAGGTGATTCAAAGGTGGACTAGTCCGGCTAAGCATGTTTTGAAATGCAATATTGATGGGAGCTATAGTTATCATCAGAGGAAAGATGGAGTGGCATGTGTCCTTCGTGATCATAAGGGAGACTTTCGGGCTGCTCTGATGAAGGTGGTACATAATGCCAATTCCGCGTTCCAGGTTGAGCTTTTAGCCTTACAAGGTGCAGTCCAGTTCGCTATATCACTGCACCATGAACAGGTACAGTTTGAATTTGATTGTTTACAACTGGTCCAAACTATCAATGCGGAGGATGAAGATGCTTCAATCTGTGGTTATGTTGTAGATGAAGTCAGAGCAATGTTTAGCAATTATCCTATGTTTTCTCTAGCTCATGTTAAGTGTCGAGCAAACAATGTGTCTCATAATCTTGCTTGTGCGACTCTTCATTCAGAGCTCTCTCATTCTTGGTTCTTGTATGCTCTCGAATTTATAAGGGATGTCATCTTAAGCGATATTCATCACTAA
- the LOC112198175 gene encoding PTI1-like tyrosine-protein kinase 3, whose amino-acid sequence MRRWLCCSCHVEESYSAHENEHLKSPRSYDGNNKGTKVTAPLKPDVQKAAPPIEVPPLSLEELKEKTDNFGSKSLIGEGSYGRVYYASMDDGKAVAVKKLDVASEPESNVEFLTQVSMVSRLKHDNLVELLGYCVEGSLRVLAYEFATMGSLHDILHGRKGVQGAQPGPTLDWMQRVRIAVDAARGLEYLHEKVQPPIIHRDIRSSNVLLFEDFKAKIADFNLSNQAPDMAARLHSTRVLGTFGYHAPEYAMTGQLTQKSDVYSFGVVLLELLTGRKPVDHTMPRGQQSLVTWATPRLSEDKVKQCVDPKLKGEYPPKGVAKLAAVAALCVQYEAEFRPNMSIVVKALQPLLKPPAPAPES is encoded by the exons ATGCGCAGGTGGCTTTGTTGTTCTTGTCACGTGGAGGAGTCTTATTCAGCACATGAAAATGAACACCTGAAGAGCCCAAGGAGTTATGATG GGAACAATAAGGGCACTAAGGTGACTGCTCCTTTGAAGCCTGATGTACAAAAGGCAGCACCACCTATTGAAGTCCCTCCATTGTCTCTGGAGGAGCTGAAAGAGAAGACTGACAATTTTGGATCTAAGTCACTGATCGGTGAAGGATCATATGGGAGAGTATACTATGCAAGCATGGATGATGGTAAAGCTGTTGCCGTCAAGAAGCTTGACGTTGCATCTGAGCCCGAGTCAAATGTTGAGTTTCTGACCCAG GTTTCCATGGTTTCTAGACTGAAGCACGACAATCTTGTTGAGCTGCTTGGTTACTGTGTTGAAGGAAGTCTGCGAGTGCTTGCGTATGAGTTTGCCACCATGGGATCTCTTCATGACATATTGCATG GCAGAAAGGGCGTTCAAGGGGCACAACCTGGTCCAACACTTGACTGGATGCAGCGTGTGAGAATTGCAGTTGATGCAGCCAGGGGGTTGGAATACTTGCATGAGAAGGTTCAACCTCCTATTATACATAGAGATATCAGATCTAGTAACGTGCTTCTCTTTGAAGATTTCAAAGCCAAGATAGCAGATTTTAATCTTTCGAATCAGGCTCCTGATATGGCTGCTCGTCTTCATTCCACTCGAGTTTTGGGAACTTTTGGTTATCATGCTCCAGA GTATGCAATGACTGGTCAATTGACACAGAAGAGTGATGTCTACAGCTTTGGAGTAGTTCTTCTAGAGCTTCTGACTGGGAGGAAACCCGTCGATCATACAATGCCCCGTGGACAGCAGAGTCTTGTGACTTGG GCTACTCCAAGATTGAGTGAAGATAAGGTTAAACAATGTGTAGATCCTAAGCTGAAGGGAGAATATCCTCCGAAAGGAGTCGCAAAG CTAGCAGCTGTGGCAGCTTTGTGTGTACAATATGAAGCTGAGTTCCGGCCAAATATGAGCATTGTTGTTAAGGCGCTACAACCGCTTCTAAAGCCACCTGCACCAGCTCCAGAGTCGTGA